A genomic segment from Nicotiana tabacum cultivar K326 chromosome 7, ASM71507v2, whole genome shotgun sequence encodes:
- the LOC107760323 gene encoding pentatricopeptide repeat-containing protein At4g01030, mitochondrial-like — protein MEAATPLYHFISSHQPFTQKQPRRYSTNFGLVNVAETLSETSPSTSPSPLSSLQFDYEKEFHSLNSVRAMHAKMIKLSSVWDSKRNMQSFISAYLEFGDFQSAAVLFFVGFAENYLYWNSFLEEFSYFGGNPCEILEVFSELHSKGVNFNTEILAFVLKICSKLRDMWLGLEVHACLIKKGFNLDVYTQCALMNFYGRCCGTESANKVFKEALIHDSLLWNEAILVNLRDEKWAEGLQLFCEMQALLVKANSLTISKVLQACGKLGALDEGKQIHGYVIRYDLESNILIRTALINMYVKNDNIKLARVVFDLTDNRNLPCWNSIISGYIALGYLDDALELFHEMITSNIKPDIITWNCLLSGHFLHGSYREVLAILRRMQSAGYQPNRNSITSVLQAVTELGYLSNGKEIHCHVRRNGLDYDLHVATSLVDMYVKNDDLTSAQAVFDCMTNRNICAWNSLISGYSCKGHFEKASNLLNQMKEEGIKPDIVTYNSMVSGYSTSSCIKEALGMIRRIKSCGMSPNVVSWTSLISGCSQQGYFREAFEFLIQMQDEGIKVNSVTISSLLQACAGLSLLYIGKEIHCLCIRNDFMDDVYVSTALIDMYSKCGNLENAKKVFQKLEDKTLASWNSMITGFAIYGLSTEAISVFDKMRQAHVQPDAITFIALLSSYKHSGLLDKGWKYFDHMKTDFGVTPTIEHYSCMVDLLGRAGYLDEALDFIQSMPMEPNAAVWGALLTSCRIHGNVELGEIAAEYLFKLEPYNAANYALMMNLYALSNRWKDVDRIRDKMEAMGVKIGPVWSWVQVNQRIHIFSTAGKTHQEEGEIYFELYKLISEMKKLGYAPDTKCVCQNIAEVEKEKVLLAHTEKLAITYGLIRTTSPAPIRVINNTRICSDCHTVAKYMSLLRRREIFLKDGVRFHHFKDGKCSCCDFW, from the coding sequence ATGGAGGCTGCTACTCCATTGTACCACTTCATTTCTTCACATCAGCCATTCACCCAAAAGCAACCCAGAAGATATTCCACAAATTTTGGCCTTGTAAATGTAGCAGAAACACTTTCTGAAACTTCACcctcaacttcaccttctccactTTCTTCATTGCAATTTGATTATGAAAAAGAGTTCCACTCACTAAATTCAGTTAGAGCAATGCATGCCAAGATGATAAAATTATCTAGTGTATGGGATTCAAAGAGAAATATGCAGTCTTTTATCTCAGCTTACTTGGAATTTGGTGATTTTCAATCTGCTGCAGTGTTATTCTTTGTGGGGTTTGCAGAGAACTATTTGTactggaattctttccttgaagaATTCAGTTATTTCGGTGGAAATCCATGTGAAATTCTTGAAGTTTTCAGTGAGTTACATAGTAAAGGAGTGAACTTTAACACTGAAATTCTAGCTTTTGTCTTGAAAATCTGTTCAAAGTTAAGAGACATGTGGCTAGGATTGGAAGTCCATGCTTGTTTGATCAAGAAAGGTTTTAATTTAGATGTCTATACACAATGTGCGCTGATGAATTTTTATGGGAGATGTTGTGGGACAGAGAGTGCTAATAAGGTGTTTAAAGAAGCATTAATCCATGACTCTTTATTGTGGAATGAAGCAATTTTGGTTAATTTAAGGGATGAGAAATGGGCAGAAGGTCTACAATTGTTTTGTGAAATGCAGGCTTTACTTGTTAAGGCCAACAGCTTAACCATTTCCAAAGTTTTGCAAGCATGTGGGAAATTGGGTGCTCTTGATGAAGGAAAACAGATTCACGGGTATGTTATCCGATATGACTTAGAATCGAATATACTGATACGTACTGCACTGATCAACATGTATGTGAAAAATGACAATATCAAACTTGCTAGAGTAGTTTTTGATTTAACAGATAATCGTAATCTGCCTTGTTGGAATAGTATTATCTCGGGGTATATTGCACTTGGTTACCTTGATGATGCTTTGGAGCTATTTCATGAAATGATAACTTCCAACATAAAACCGGACATAATAACCTGGAACTGCCTTTTATCTGGTCATTTTCTTCATGGATCATATCGAGAGGTTTTGGCGATTCTGAGGAGAATGCAGAGTGCTGGTTATCAGCCAAATCGCAACTCTATAACCAGTGTTCTTCAAGCAGTGACCGAATTAGGCTATTTGAGTAATGGTAAAGAGATCCATTGCCATGTTAGAAGAAATGGACTTGACTATGACCTGCATGTTGCAACTTCACTAGTAGATATGTATGTGAAGAATGATGATTTGACATCTGCTCAAGCTGTTTTCGATTGTATGACAAACAGAAATATTTGTGCTTGGAATTCATTAATTTCTGGTTATTCCTGCAAGGGACATTTTGAAAAAGCTAGTAATCTTTTAAATCAGATGAAGGAAGAAGGGATTAAACCAGATATAGTGACATACAATAGCATGGTTTCCGGTTATTCAACGTCTAGCTGCATTAAGGAAGCTTTGGGTATGATTAGAAGGATCAAAAGTTGTGGCATGTCTCCTAATGTCGTTTCATGGACCTCTTTAATATCAGGTTGTTCACAGCAAGGATATTTTAGAGAAGCATTTGAATTTTTAATTCAGATGCAGGATGAAGGTATCAAAGTAAACTCAGTTACAATTTCAAGCTTACTTCAAGCATGTGCAGGTCTCTCTTTGTTATATATTGGGAAAGAGATACATTGCCTGTGCATACGAAATGATTTTATGGATGATGTGTATGTATCTACGGCTCTCATAGACATGTACAGTAAGTGTGGGAACTTAGAAAATGCCAAGAAGGTTTTTCAAAAGCTTGAGGATAAAACCTTAGCTTCTTGGAATTCCATGATCACCGGATTTGCCATATACGGCCTTAGTACAGAGGCAATTTCAGTCTTTGATAAAATGAGACAAGCACACGTCCAACCAGATGCAATAACTTTTATAGCTCTTCTATCAAGTTATAAACATTCTGGTTTGCTCGATAAAGGTTGGAAATATTTTGATCATATGAAGACAGATTTTGGAGTTACCCCCACAATTGAGCATTACTCTTGCATGGTTGATCTACTGGGAAGAGCTGGTTACCTTGATGAAGCATTGGATTTTATTCAGTCAATGCCGATGGAGCCAAATGCTGCTGTTTGGGGTGCTCTTCTTACATCATGTCGGATCCATGGAAACGTGGAGCTTGGAGAGATTGCAGCAGAATACCTTTTCAAGTTAGAACCATATAATGCAGCTAACTATGCCTTAATGATGAACCTCTATGCACTTTCAAACCGATGGAAGGATGTTGACCGTATCAGGGACAAGATGGAAGCAATGGGAGTGAAAATCGGACCGGTATGGAGTTGGGTACAAGTCAATCAGAGGATTCACATCTTTTCTACAGCAGGAAAAACTCATCAAGAAGAAGGAGAGATATACTTTGAACTGTACAAGTTAATCTCTGAGATGAAGAAGTTGGGATATGCACCTGATACTAAATGTGTTTGTCAGAACATTGCTGAAGTGGAGAAAGAAAAGGTGCTACTTGCTCACACTGAGAAACTGGCAATTACATATGGATTAATCAGGACCACAAGTCCTGCACCTATTAGGGTGATCAATAATACAAGAATATGTTCAGACTGTCATACCGTTGCAAAATACATGTCATTGCTGAGGAGGCGAGAGATTTTCCTAAAAGATGGCGTCCGCTTTCACCACTTTAAGGATGGTAAATGTTCTTGCTGTGACTTCTGGTAG
- the LOC107760325 gene encoding phospholipase A1 PLIP1, chloroplastic-like gives MACSCVSIISSPVTKSSKDAWKEQDNFRSSFSSKGTREKAQIRRSYSDNHLCCRANRIQSSATQPKLKSSHSTGGPFKLQLSSSFLPDSLRSFLFDIDTNKDINIEDVIFETDPDHDNDHDNNGIEVEDETRRSNWIRRLVELRRNWIEKQKKNDTAEMLEDNMESSGGGCEDEGCDVDYEDDNDAAGEMNIDRESFSRLLRRVSWSDSKLFSRMAFLCNMAYVIPEIKPEDLERCYGLDFVTSSLVKKAEAMAIKAKFDKDSIRILVPSSDSAVPNTDKTEETEHKHLPRPSVAYDIAVSAASYVQSRAKDLLSLGNETNLAVDDVTLKGNKECFTDEKDNSSPRVYKSEMAAYVAASTMTTMVAADEEQKLEAARDLQSLQSSPCEWFICDDLTTYTRCFVIQGSDSLASWQANLFFEPSNFEEMDVLVHRGIYEAAKGIYDQFMPEIMEHLQRFGNKAKFQFTGHSLGGSLSLLVNLMLLTRKVVKPSSLLPVVTFGSPFVFCGGQKVLNDLGLDENHVQCVMIHRDIVPRAFSCVYPNHVAQVLKRLNSTFRSHPCLNKNKMLYSPMGKIFIVQPDEKSSAPHPFLPPGSGLYTLDNNHCAFTRRAFRAFLNSPHPLEILSDPTAYGSGGTILRDHDSSNYLKAVNSIIRQRKKLLVRRVRKQRNIIWPLLASQSPHAWSHERNMETRGILRKEIMSSV, from the exons ATGGCATGCAGTTGTGTATCCATAATAAGCTCTCCTGTGACCAAAAGCTCTAAAGATGCGTGGAAGGAGCAAGACAACTTCCGGAGTTCATTTTCGAGCAAAGGGACTCGCGAAAAGGCTCAAATAAGAAGATCCTATTCCGACAACCACCTGTGCTGTCGTGCAAATCGTATCCAGAGTTCAGCAACACAGCCAAAACTGAAGAGTAGTCATTCCACAGGAGGTCCCTTTAAACTTCAGTTGTCAAGTTCTTTCCTCCCTGATTCTCTTCGGTCGTTCTTGTTTGATATTGACACCAATAAGGATATTAACATAGAGGACGTTATCTTTGAGACTGATCCTGACCATGATAATGATCATGACAACAACGGGATAGAGGTTGAGGACGAAACAAGAAGGTCCAATTGGATTCGAAGGCTCGTGGAGCTTAGGAGAAATTGGATAGAGAAACAGAAGAAGAATGACACTGCAGAGATGCTCGAAGACAACATGGAAAGTAGTGGAGGAGGTTGTGAGGATGAAGGTTGTGATGTAGACTATGAAGATGATAATGATGCAGCTGGGGAGATGAACATTGATAGAGAATCCTTCTCCAGGTTGTTAAGGCGAGTCTCCTGGTCGGATTCAAAGCTTTTCTCTCGGATGGCGTTCCTATGCAACATGGCTTATGTTATTCCCGAGATTAAG CCCGAGGATTTAGAGAGATGCTATGGTCTAGACTTCGTAACATCTTCCTTGGTGAAAAAAGCGGAAGCTATGGCTATCAAAGCCAAGTTCGACAAGGATTCAATTCGTATTCTAGTGCCATCATCAGATAGTGCAGTGCCTAATACAGATAAAACAGAGGAAACTGAGCATAAGCATCTAcctcggccatctgttgcttatgATATAGCAGTTTCGGCAGCATCTTATGTCCAATCCCGTGCTAAGGACCTATTATCACTTGGCAATGAAACCAATTTGGCAGTTGATGATGTGACCTTGAAAGGCAATAAAGAGTGTTTCACAGATGAAAAAGATAACTCTTCCCCAAGGGTATACAAGTCAGAGATGGCTGCATATGTAGCTGCATCAACAATGACAACAATGGTTGCTGCTGATGAGGAACAAAAACTGGAGGCAGCAAGGGACCTTCAATCACTGCAGTCCTCACCTTGCGAATGGTTCATTTGTGATGACTTAACCACATATACTCGTTGTTTTGTTATTCAG GGATCAGACTCATTGGCATCATGGCAGGCAAATCTTTTCTTTGAACCCAGCAACTTTGAG GAAATGGATGTGTTGGTTCATCGAGGAATTTATGAAGCTGCAAAAGGAATATATGACCAATTCATGCCAGAGATAATGGAGCATCTGCAGAGGTTTGGCAACAAGGCAAAGTTTCAATTTACCGGCCACTCTCTTGGAGGAAGCCTCTCACTTTTGGTCAACTTAATGCTGCTAACTCGAAAGGTCGTCAAACCATCCTCTCTTCTACCAGTTGTCACTTTTGGATCACCATTTGTGTTCTGTGGTGGTCAAAAAGTGCTCAATGATTTGGGTTTGGATGAGAATCATGTGCAATGTGTGATGATCCATAGAGACATTGTCCCGAGGGCATTTTCATGCGTCTACCCAAACCATGTGGCCCAAGTCCTCAAACGTTTGAATAGTACATTCAGATCCCATCCGTGTCTGAATAAGAAT AAAATGTTATACTCTCCAATGGGAAAAATATTCATCGTCCAGCCTGATGAGAAGTCATCCGCTCCTCACCCTTTTCTTCCTCCGGGCAGTGGCCTTTATACCCTAGACAACAACCATTGTGCATTTACTAGGAGAGCTTTCAGAGCCTTTCTGAATTCTCCACACCCATTAGAAATTCTAAGTGACCCTACAGCATATGGTTCTGGTGGTACAATTCTCAGGGAccatgactcgagcaattatctGAAGGCTGTGAACAGCATTATAAGACAACGGAAGAAGCTCCTTGTCCGGAGAGTAAGAAAACAGAGGAACATTATTTGGCCGTTATTGGCTTCACAATCTCCACATGCATGGAGCCATGAGCGCAACATGGAAACTAGAGGAATATTAAGAAAGGAAATAATGTCAAGCGTTTGA
- the LOC107760324 gene encoding abscisic acid receptor PYL3, whose translation MEAQFIARYHSHQPSDHQCSSSIVKHIKAPVDIVWSLVRRFDQPQKYKPFVSRCTVKGDLRIGSVREVNVKSGLPATTSTERLELLDDEEHILGIRIVGGDHRLKNYSSVITVHPEILDGTPGTLVIESFMVDVPEGNTQEETCYFVKALINCNLKSLADVSDRMSMPVEVFPSA comes from the exons ATGGAGGCACAGTTTATAGCAAGATATCATAGTCATCAACCTAGTGACCATCAGTGTTCTTCTTCTATTGTTAAGCACATCAAAGCACCAGTTGATATT GTTTGGTCACTAGTGAGGAGATTCGATCAGCCTCAGAAGTATAAGCCATTTGTTAGTAGGTGTACTGTGAAGGGTGATCTTAGGATTGGAAGTGTTAGAGAGGTGAATGTTAAGTCAGGTCTTCCAGCAACCACCAGCACTGAAAGATTGGAACTTCTTGATGACGAAGAGCACATTCTTGGCATTAGAATCGTCGGTGGTGATCACAGGCTAAAG AACTATTCTTCAGTTATTACAGTCCATCCAGAGATACTTGACGGTACACCAGGAACACTGGTGATTGAGTCATTTATGGTGGATGTGCCTGAAGGGAACACTCAAGAGGAGACCTGCTACTTTGTGAAGGCACTAATCAATTGCAACCTGAAATCACTTGCTGATGTCTCAGATAGAATGTCAATGCCAGTGGAGGTCTTCCCATCAGCGTAA